The DNA window TTGGTATGCCGCAAGTGCTGCCAGAGGCCCTCAAAATCTGGATCAACAGCGGCAATACCGAGTTCATCTTTGCTGCAATTGCCCTGGCAATGAATTCCGCCGCGTTCATCTCGGAAGATATCCGTTCTGGCTTGCGCGCTATTCCGCGTACTCAGGAAGAAGCGGCCTGCTCCATCGGGCTGAACTTTCTGCAACGCTATCGCTATGTAATTTTGCCGCAAGCCATCAAGGTCGCAACGCCGTCGCTGCTAAATCAAACCCTGATCCTGTTTAAGAACAGCAGTCTTGCGATGGCCATCGGCGTGCATGAATTGCTATTCCAGACCAAGCAGATTGACAACGCTACCTTCCGCACTTTCGATGTATTTCTGGTCGCCACCATCCTCTATCTGATCGGTACGATTTCCCTGATGCTCGTGGCGGATCGCGTCAGCAAGCAGAAAATTCAAAAGGCTTGACCATGCTGGAAATTTTACAAAACTATGCATCGCTGTTTCTCATCGGCGCTTATCCCCATGGTCCGCTAGGCGGTCTGGCGATGACGTTGACGCTGTCCGTGCTGGGTCTGACGCTATCGTTTCCGATTGCGATCATGCTCGGGCTGGCGCATCTTTCATCGTTCGGATGGGTGCGTGTGACCGCACTGTGGTGGACCCGCGTGATCCGCGGCATACCTTTGCTGCTGATCATTTTCTGGGCCTACTTTTGCGTACCTTTGATCGTCGGTGCTGAGGTATCCGGCTTCACGACAGTGGTCTGCGCCATCGTCGTGTATGAAAGCGCATTTCTGGCGCAGGTTGTGCGCGCCGGGCTGGAAGGCTTGCCCAAGGGTCAATCTGAAGCGGCCCGTTCGATGGGACTGACCTGGATGCAAAGCATGCGCTTTGTACTGCTGCCGCAGGCGCTGGTGAATATGATTCCGTCGATCGTGAATCAATTTGTGTCGACCATCAAGGCGACCTCGCTGGCGTATGTGATTGGCGTTCCCGAGCTGACTTATTCAGCGGCGCAAGTGAACACCATGACGCTGACCAAGCCGCTGGAAACTTATCTGGTATTGGCGGGCTTTTATTTCGTTCTATGTTTTTCTATCTCTCGTGTCGCCGGTCTGCTGGAACAGCGTATTGCCAGTAAATCACGAGGAATGGCCTAAGTCTGATTAAGGAGATAACCATGTTGAAATTAGAAAATGTTGATAAATGGTATGGCGACTATCACGCTCTGAAGGCGGTGAACGCCAACGTAAAAAAAGGTGAAGTAGTCGTCATCTGCGGTCCTTCCGGATCAGGAAAATCGACCTTGATCCGTACCCTCACCCGACTGGAAGCGATTCAGGGTGGCCGGATTTTGTTCGAAGAAAAAGATATCTACGAACGCACAGTCGATGTCAACAAACTCCGGGCGCGGGTCGGTTTCGTGTTTCAGAGTTTCAATCTATTTCAGAATATGTCGGTGCGAGAAAACCTGACGCTGGGGCCAATCAAAGTTCTTGGACTCAGTCGCGATGAAGCAAATGCGCGGGCCAAAGAACTGCTGATAAAGGTGGGACTGGAAAACAAAATCGATGCCATGCCAATCAATTTATCCGGCGGTCAGCAACAACGCGTTGCCATCGCCCGCGCATTGGCAATGCAACCGGCGCTGATGTTGTTCGATGAGCCAACTAGCGCGCTTGATCCTGAAATGGTGAATGAAGTCTTGCAAGTCATGCAGTCGCTGGCCCGCGATGGCATGACGATGATTATCGTTTCACACGAGATGGGCTTCGCTCGCGAAGTATCGAGCCGGGTATGGTTTATGGACAACGGCGAGTTGCTTGAAGATGCGCCACCGGAGAAGTTTTTTTCCAATCCGCAGCATCCACGGGCCCGCAAATTTTTACAAGACGTGGTGCGTCCGCATGACGCCGTCCACGCACCAATCGCAGCATAAACACAGTTTGTAGCAACAAGCAAACACTACAAGATCGACACACACTAGGCTGGTAACAACAGCCACTTAACCAACACTTTGAGGAAAGCAACATGCATCAACCTAACGAAAGCCAACAAATCGTCGCCACCGCCATCGCAGAAATCAAGCAGATTATTGAGCAAGAAGGCACTAACCGGGAATCGCTGGCAAAAGTATTGACCGTAGTCGAGACACTCTCCGCGCAAACGTCACTCTGGGATGCCGATAAATTCGCCGCGCCGGAAGACGGCGAACTGCAAGCCCGTTACATGATTCAGGAAGATGACGATCACAGCTACGCGCTATACCTGAACGTCATGCTGCCGGGCAAACGCATCGTCCCGCACGACCACACTACCTGGGCTTGCATCGCCGCAGTCGAAGGTACTGAATACAACTATGTCTATCGTCGCACGGATGATGGACAGACCCCCGGCGTCGGCACGCTGGAACTGGAAAATACCGTCGTCGTCAGCCCGGGTAAAGGCATCGCGCTAATGGCCGACGATATTCATGCAGTGAAGATCGAAGGTGAAATCGCGATCCGTCACCTGCACATGTACGGCCGCGCGCTGGAAACGTTGACCGCGCGTAAAGGCTTCGATCTCGATACTGGCACCTATAAAACCATGGGAATCGGCGTACAGACACGCCGTTAACCTGAACTCACTTATTGAATGACATTCATGAATAAATTTGTCGATCCACACACGCTCAAGAACTGGCTGCACGATGGTGCCGAAATCGCACTCTTCGATGTCCGCGAACAAGGCCAGTATGGTGAATCCCATTTGTTTTACGGCGTACCGCTGCCGTATAGCAGGCTCGAACTGGATGTGCAAAGGCTAGCCCCATTGCCATCGGTGCGTTTGGTTGTGTATGACGAAGATCAGTCCATCGCAGTCCGCGCCGCAGCACGGCTGGCGGCATGCGGTTATACCAATGTCCATATTCTGGAAGGCGGCACGCGCGGCTGGAAGGAAGCGGGCTACGTACTTTTTTCCGGCGTGCATGTGCCCTCAAAAACCTTCGGCGAACTAGTCGAAGAGAACTACCATACGCCATCCGTTACCGCACCGGCATTGTTTGAGATGCTGCAACGCGGTGAAGACGTAGTCGTGCTGGATGGACGCCCTCTTTCCGAATATCACAAGATGACGATACCGGGTTCGATCTGCTGCCCGAATGGTGAACTAAGTTATCGCATCCATGACATGATCGATAATCCGGACACCACCATCGTCGTTAATTGCGCAGGCCGCACCCGCAGCATCATCGGCGCACAAACCCTGATCAATCTGGGATTAAAAAATCCGATCATGGCGCTGGAAAACGGCACGCAGGGCTGGTATCTGGAAGACTTTCCGCTGGAACACGGCAGCAAACGCAAGTATTCCGATCAGGTATCGGATAACGCGCGCGTAGTCGGCCGCGCAGCTAGCGCAAACGTGGCGCAGCGTTTCGATGTACAAAGCGTTGAGGCAGCGACGATTTCAGAATGGCTGGCGGGCGGCGATTCCTCGGTATTTTTATGCGACGTGCGCACCCCCGACGAGTTTGCCAACGGTAGTCTTTCCGGTGCCCAAAGCACGCCCGGCGGTCAACTGATTCAAGCCAACGATCAATACATCGGCGTAAGAAACGCACGTCTGGTGCTGTTCGATGACGACGGTATTCGCGCACCCGTAGTTGCCAGCTGGCTGAAACAACTAGGGCACGATGCCTATGTATTGCGCGGCGGTCTTCAAAGCCAATTTTCCCTTCTGCATTCTGGACGCGGCGCGGTGGCGTTGACCGACGCATCGCAACTGCCGGCCATCACTGTAGCTGAACTAAAAACCGGTCTGGCAGACAAACGGCTGTGTGTCATGGATGTGCGTGGCAGCATGCAGTACCGCAAGTCGCATATCCCCGGCGCCAGTTGGGGCATACGGCCACACTTTCCCGCGCTGGAAGCATTTGCCGGGAAGTGCGATGTAGTACTGGTTGGCGACGAAGATGCGGTCGTCGCGCTGGCAGCAAGCGAATGGTGCAAGCCGACCTCCGAACATCATCCTGATGTCAGAGTGATGCGACTGGAAGGCGGCTTTGCAGCGTGGGTCACGGCGCAATTACCGGTCGAGAGCACGCCAGAGTTGCCGGTCGATGCAGAATGTCTCGATTATCTGTTCTTTGTCCACGACCGTCACGATGGCAACAAGGCCGCAGCACGCCAATATCTGCAATGGGAAACCGGCCTGCTGGCACAACTGGATCAACGCGAACTGGATGCCTTCGATCTGGATTGATCGTCTGGCAATGTCGGCCAACGAAATGACGCCGAGGCCAACTGTTCGCTGATTGACTATTTACAACCTTACTTGCAAAGAGATACAGATGTCCAAACCCTTATTGAAGAAACTTCGGCCGCAAACCCGACTGCTCAAAAGCGGCACCGCGCCTGTTTATCAGGGCGGTAAGGCGGTCAATCCGCCAGTGGTGCGCGCTTCCACAGTGCTGTTTGAAACGGTCGAAGAATTAGCGTCGATGCGCGCACGTCGTAATGACGAGCGCATCTTTACCTATGGCGCACGCGGCAATCCAACGGCATTTGCGCTCGAAGATGCCGTTGCAGATATCGAAGGCGGATATCGCACCAGATTATTCCCGACAGGACTAGCTGCCATCGCGATGGTCTTCACCACTTACCTGAAACCCGGCGATCACGTCCTCATCGCGGATTGCGTCTATCAGCCGGTCCGCCATTTTGCCGAAACCTTCATGAGACAGTTCGGCATAGAGGTTACCTACTTTAGCGCCGATGGCAGCGACATCGCCGAAAAAGCCCGGCCCAATACCAAAATGCTGTACGTCGAATGCCCAGGCTCGCTAGTCTACGAACTGTGTGACATGCGCAGTCTGGCGACGCTTGCCACTGCGAATGGCTGGTTGCTGGTGGCGGATAACACCTGGGGTTCCGGCTTGCAATATCAGCCGCTAGCCTTGGGCGCAGATGTGTCCATCATGGCTGCTACTAAATATTTAGGCGGTCATTCCGATGTGATGATGGGAACAGTCACTACTAACGAAAAAGCTTGGCAACAGTTGGCAATCATGACCGACGCGTTCGGCATGACAGTCAGCCCAGACGATGCGTATCTGGTCTTACGCGGCATCCGCACACTCGCCGCACGGTTAGCGCTGCACGAGCAGCACGCACTTAAAATCGCCCACTGGCTGCGCGATCGACCAGAAGTCGCACGCGTGTTTTGTCCGGCATTACCAGACCATCCCGACCATGCCATCTGGCAGCGCGATTGCAAGGGAACCAACGGTTTAATTTCGTTTGAATTCGTCCGCGCAGACCAACAAGTCGCAGCAAGCTTCGTTAATCGACTGGGACTGTTTGGTATCGGCGCGTCATGGGGAGGTTTTGAAAGTCTGGCAACCATAGCCGATATGAAAGCGGCGCGTAGCGTGACTGACTGGTCAAATTCAGGTGCGATTGTCCGCCTGCATATCGGGCTGGAAGATCCTGATGATTTGATTGAAGATCTGACACAAGCTTTTACGGGATAAGGATTTCCCTCAATAGCATGGTCAGCTAAGTCTAATAGCGTGTATTAGACGTTTTCGGTGAAAATGATACGGCAAAAAAACGGCGCATCGAAATGCGCCGCGAACCTTAAAGCACTACAATTTAAAATGCTGCCGGACGCCATTTCAGCAAACGTTTCTCGACTCTCAGTAGCAAATAATCGGCTGCCAGTGCCACCACCGCCAGCACAATCATCGCAGCGAATACGCCACTGGCATTAAATGCGCCTTGCGCCGTTGAAATCAGCAAACCGATTCCCTGTTTTGAGCCAAGAAATTCGCCCACCACCGCTCCCACCAGCGCAAAACCAAAACTGACGTGCAGACTTGCCAAAATCCAACTAAGTGCCGATGGAATCACGACCGACATCGTTACCTGACGAGGCGAGGCACCCAAAATCTGTGCGTTGGCAATCATGTAACGATCAGCTTCACGTACTCCCTGGAAGGCATTCGCAAACACCACAAAAAATACCATTACAACAGCCAAAGCAACCTTGGATGCCATACCAAGTCCCAGTGAAATCACAAAAATCGATCCCAGCACGACCCGTGGAATGGAGTTGGCGATCTGGATATAAATACTGAATACATCCGATAAGAGTTTGTTACGCCCGAGTAAAATCCCACAAATAACACCGGCTACTGCGCCAATCAAAAAACCGAGTACTGTTTCTTCCAGCGTGACCATTACCTGAACCCACAAAGGCCCTTGCGACGTTCCCTCAACAATCCAGTCATAGATCTGAATCACAATCAATGAGGGCTGAGAAAAGAAAAATGGATCGATCCACTGTAATCGCGCCCCTAACTCCCAGCCTCCGAGAACGAATACCAATATTGCAACCCGCAAGAAAATCACCAGCCAATAGCGCATCTTGATTTTTCGCTGGGCCGCCTGTTCAACCGTCGCCAGGCTAGCAGCGCTTAGCTGGTCGAGTGAGTGTGTTTGCGTCATTTCATTACCTTGTAATTATTTTCCACCGATAACGATCTGTGATCGCCGATGGAATCGTGTGATGTTAGTTGCCTGTCGCCTGCAAACGCCAATGGCGGGTTCTGGCTAAATCTTCGGCCTACAACGATAGAAAAATGCTTCAGCTAATATGGACTTCTTCCCGTAAATCAGACCAAATCTTGCGGGATATATCAATAAAACGCTGCTCGTAGCGAACCTCGGACATCACGCGGGGACGAGGCAAATCAACCTGATACACGCTCTTCAATGTTGCTGGGCGAGCAGTCAATACGTACACCTTGTCAGCCAACGCAATGGCCTCCTCCAGATCATGCGTAACAAACACTACCGACCCGGATTGCGAAGACCACAGTTGCAGCAACTCATCCTGCATCAAGGTTCTGGTCTGCATATCTAGCGCACTAAACGGCTCGTCCATTAATAAAATTTCCGGGCTGTTGATAAAAGTTTGCGCCAGCGCGACACGTTTGCGCATACCGCCAGAAAGTTGGTGCGGATAATGGTTACTAAACTTGTTCAGACCCACTCTGCGTATCCATTCCTCTGCCAATGCATAGGCAGCCTCTTTGGGTTTACCGCGAAAAAGCGGACCAGCAGCAACATTGTCGAGCACGCTTCGCCAAGGAAATACAGCATCGCTCTGAAACACAAAGCCGATCCTTGGATCGATACCATTCACCACTTCGCCCATGATGCGAACTTCGCCGACGGTGGGTTTAAGCAGGCCGGTAATCAAGCTAAGCGTAGTGGACTTGCCGCACCCCGTCGGGCCGACGATGGCGCAAAATTCACCGCGAGCAACACTCATTGTGAAATCGCGCAGTGCCACCGTCGCTTTACCGTCCGGTGAAATGAAGCGACAAGAGACGTTACGAATATCAATCGCCGGGGTATCTCTGGTGACCGGCTCAGCAGAAGATGCCAAGCTCGAAGCGGCCGTATTTGAGGATAATGTCATGCACTTCTTTCGTATAAGGCGGGTTGTAACGTCATCAAAAGCGGGACGATCAGCCCCGATCTTCAATCGTGACTTAGCACGACAATGCAATGCTTTGCCGTTCGCAATTCAACGCAAAAATTAAGTTATCCGGCAGTATGTCTGGCATGGTGTGACGGGCAAAAATGGTGGTATTACCCGTCAACACATGCTTGGTACAAGCTACAGATGCTGAATAACTTATTTACCTTGAGGAATGAATTCGTTGGTATAGGTTTTGGATAAATCGATGTGCTTACCTTTGACGTTCGGATTGAATGCCGCTAGCACTTGCAATACAGTTTCAGGACCGCCTGCAGGCATCCGACCATCCGCAGAAAACATCGGAAGGGAATTCTGCAAAGCCTGAAGATACAGGGCCTTGTCCTTGCCTTGATAATCCTTCGGCATCTTGCTGGCTATCTCTGCGGCATCGTGTGTCTTGATGAACTTCAGTGTCTTGCTAAATGCGCGTGCCAGTTTGGCAGCTTCTACCTTGTGTGTATTGAGCCATGAACGTTGAACATACAGGCTTGAGGCTGGATAAAGACCGCCGAGCGCCTTCACCGTGCCATCAACTGTGCGCATATCAACCAGCACCGAAGCCTCGCCGGTTTTTAACAACTGTGAAGCGGTAGGCTCGGTCGTCATACCAGCATCAATCCGGCCCTGTTTAATCGCCGCAATGAAAGTATTATCAGCGCCGACGGGCAACACAGAATATT is part of the Glaciimonas sp. PCH181 genome and encodes:
- a CDS encoding amino acid ABC transporter ATP-binding protein, producing MLKLENVDKWYGDYHALKAVNANVKKGEVVVICGPSGSGKSTLIRTLTRLEAIQGGRILFEEKDIYERTVDVNKLRARVGFVFQSFNLFQNMSVRENLTLGPIKVLGLSRDEANARAKELLIKVGLENKIDAMPINLSGGQQQRVAIARALAMQPALMLFDEPTSALDPEMVNEVLQVMQSLARDGMTMIIVSHEMGFAREVSSRVWFMDNGELLEDAPPEKFFSNPQHPRARKFLQDVVRPHDAVHAPIAA
- a CDS encoding amino acid ABC transporter permease, with protein sequence MLEILQNYASLFLIGAYPHGPLGGLAMTLTLSVLGLTLSFPIAIMLGLAHLSSFGWVRVTALWWTRVIRGIPLLLIIFWAYFCVPLIVGAEVSGFTTVVCAIVVYESAFLAQVVRAGLEGLPKGQSEAARSMGLTWMQSMRFVLLPQALVNMIPSIVNQFVSTIKATSLAYVIGVPELTYSAAQVNTMTLTKPLETYLVLAGFYFVLCFSISRVAGLLEQRIASKSRGMA
- the metC gene encoding cystathionine beta-lyase; the protein is MSKPLLKKLRPQTRLLKSGTAPVYQGGKAVNPPVVRASTVLFETVEELASMRARRNDERIFTYGARGNPTAFALEDAVADIEGGYRTRLFPTGLAAIAMVFTTYLKPGDHVLIADCVYQPVRHFAETFMRQFGIEVTYFSADGSDIAEKARPNTKMLYVECPGSLVYELCDMRSLATLATANGWLLVADNTWGSGLQYQPLALGADVSIMAATKYLGGHSDVMMGTVTTNEKAWQQLAIMTDAFGMTVSPDDAYLVLRGIRTLAARLALHEQHALKIAHWLRDRPEVARVFCPALPDHPDHAIWQRDCKGTNGLISFEFVRADQQVAASFVNRLGLFGIGASWGGFESLATIADMKAARSVTDWSNSGAIVRLHIGLEDPDDLIEDLTQAFTG
- a CDS encoding amino acid ABC transporter permease translates to MFDLSFLLEDGYIRLFWNGVLTTLQLFAVSGLLALVIGVTLVIMRSSGLKIFKAIVVGFVEYHRNVPILVQILIWYFGMPQVLPEALKIWINSGNTEFIFAAIALAMNSAAFISEDIRSGLRAIPRTQEEAACSIGLNFLQRYRYVILPQAIKVATPSLLNQTLILFKNSSLAMAIGVHELLFQTKQIDNATFRTFDVFLVATILYLIGTISLMLVADRVSKQKIQKA
- a CDS encoding ABC transporter permease — protein: MTQTHSLDQLSAASLATVEQAAQRKIKMRYWLVIFLRVAILVFVLGGWELGARLQWIDPFFFSQPSLIVIQIYDWIVEGTSQGPLWVQVMVTLEETVLGFLIGAVAGVICGILLGRNKLLSDVFSIYIQIANSIPRVVLGSIFVISLGLGMASKVALAVVMVFFVVFANAFQGVREADRYMIANAQILGASPRQVTMSVVIPSALSWILASLHVSFGFALVGAVVGEFLGSKQGIGLLISTAQGAFNASGVFAAMIVLAVVALAADYLLLRVEKRLLKWRPAAF
- a CDS encoding rhodanese-like domain-containing protein gives rise to the protein MNKFVDPHTLKNWLHDGAEIALFDVREQGQYGESHLFYGVPLPYSRLELDVQRLAPLPSVRLVVYDEDQSIAVRAAARLAACGYTNVHILEGGTRGWKEAGYVLFSGVHVPSKTFGELVEENYHTPSVTAPALFEMLQRGEDVVVLDGRPLSEYHKMTIPGSICCPNGELSYRIHDMIDNPDTTIVVNCAGRTRSIIGAQTLINLGLKNPIMALENGTQGWYLEDFPLEHGSKRKYSDQVSDNARVVGRAASANVAQRFDVQSVEAATISEWLAGGDSSVFLCDVRTPDEFANGSLSGAQSTPGGQLIQANDQYIGVRNARLVLFDDDGIRAPVVASWLKQLGHDAYVLRGGLQSQFSLLHSGRGAVALTDASQLPAITVAELKTGLADKRLCVMDVRGSMQYRKSHIPGASWGIRPHFPALEAFAGKCDVVLVGDEDAVVALAASEWCKPTSEHHPDVRVMRLEGGFAAWVTAQLPVESTPELPVDAECLDYLFFVHDRHDGNKAAARQYLQWETGLLAQLDQRELDAFDLD
- a CDS encoding ABC transporter substrate-binding protein, with amino-acid sequence MRKFMHGAMNLTKKSTVILALSACATFALPTDVLAVDGSKIIIMVGGITKMIYLPAKLSEQLGYFKDEGLDVELQSQPAGVDAENELLAGAVQAVVGFYDHSIDLQSKGKEVTAIVVFGQVPGEVEMVSTKAAATIKSMADVKGKTLGVTGLGSSTNFLTQYLAARHGISSTQYSVLPVGADNTFIAAIKQGRIDAGMTTEPTASQLLKTGEASVLVDMRTVDGTVKALGGLYPASSLYVQRSWLNTHKVEAAKLARAFSKTLKFIKTHDAAEIASKMPKDYQGKDKALYLQALQNSLPMFSADGRMPAGGPETVLQVLAAFNPNVKGKHIDLSKTYTNEFIPQGK
- a CDS encoding ABC transporter ATP-binding protein, whose product is MTLSSNTAASSLASSAEPVTRDTPAIDIRNVSCRFISPDGKATVALRDFTMSVARGEFCAIVGPTGCGKSTTLSLITGLLKPTVGEVRIMGEVVNGIDPRIGFVFQSDAVFPWRSVLDNVAAGPLFRGKPKEAAYALAEEWIRRVGLNKFSNHYPHQLSGGMRKRVALAQTFINSPEILLMDEPFSALDMQTRTLMQDELLQLWSSQSGSVVFVTHDLEEAIALADKVYVLTARPATLKSVYQVDLPRPRVMSEVRYEQRFIDISRKIWSDLREEVHIS